The genomic DNA TAGAAGGGGCTAAATAGCAAGAGAATAAGTAGATAAAAATCCATAAAAAAGAGCCGATATGTCAGCACATACCAGCCCTATTTTGTATAGCCTTATTTTAAAAATGCATCAGTAAATCCGGCAGATTTCAACTTCTTTAGTAATGTTTCTGCATTCCCTTTATTGGTGAAGGCCCCCACTTGCACCCTATAAAGTTTTTGATTGTCTGGAGGCTTACTAGATTTAACAACATTCAAAGCACCTACATCAATCCAACTCATAATCCCTGCAGATTCCTTATTCGTCTTCTTATCGACCTTTTTACCTAATAGCACACAATTCTTACCGCCTTTAACAACTGGCTTACCATTCGAAATAATCTGGGTCACTTTATGATAAGAGCCAGTTTTGACCCAAGCTGGGATACTAGCACCACCGGGATAATAAGTACTTGCTGAAGATTTTACCTCCACCACATCTCCCACCTGAATAGATGTTGATTGATTAATAGTAGGTTTACCGCCTGTTTTATTAAGCGCAACTTTAACAGCCGCACGGAAGGAATTCATGCTTTCCCCATGCTTCGGAAACCAATGCATCACATCCCCATGATTGCTTGCAATACCTTTTTTTGCTCCTTCAGAATGGCAAATAATATCTTCTTCTGTTAATTCATATTCCTGGCAAAGCATCACACAAAGATCTACTGCATTCTGCCAAGCCTTTCTAAAATAGGACTCGTTCTTTGCAACATTGTAGCCAACCATCGTTGAGCCTTTACCATAAGAAAAGCCACCCGGTTCGCAAATTTCAAAACCTATGTGCGTATTGTTCCCTGTACCACCGCAATGCCAACCTCTATGGTTCCAAGGTAAGTACTGCCATACTTCTTTATCATCAACAAAAGCATGAACACAAACTTGACGATTGGTTTCACCCGACTTGTACGACTTATTCCAGCGACTAAACCAGTCTGCTGCCATCACACCAGGAGTTGCAGTCGAGTGAACCATAATTCCTTTTGGTGAGATTTTCTTCCCAACTGTAAAACAATCGTTTCTTGTCATATATTTAGCGTTTAGTTTCATTCTTATCTTCTCCCTTGCCATGTAATTGTGCTAAGACATCTTTCAATTTTTGTGGAATTGGAAGCCCGATTCTTGAGCCATTTTCCATTATGCTGATGCCCTCATTGGAGAGATAAAAAAAGATGACGGCTGTTCGAATAACACTGCCCTCACCAATCAGTCGGCTGTCAATGATATGAGCTATCCCGACAAGTATAAAAATAAGGATCTTTTTGAAAATCCCTCGAGCACCAATTTCACTGGAAAGCTCTTTATTAATAATGGCCACCATAATTCCAGTAATATAGTCTACAATGACAAAAATAATAAGAGCATATAAAAATCCATCAAGTCCCCCAAGGAACCAGCCCAACCAACCGCCCACTGCAGCAATTACCGTTTGTAAAACAATCCAAAGTTCTTTTATTGCCATGTTTCTCCCCTCGCTCTCCAATCCGTTTTAATCTATATAAAAAGACGCCTGTGACAAGAGAGCCACAAAGCGCCTGTATTTTCATTATTTAATACGGAGCATAATACACATAACCACTGGCTTTCACATAAAACCCATCCCCAGGAACATAAATAGCTCCACCGAATGTATCCGAATTAGTTGTTGTAAATCCCGGTTGTTCGACTCCTTCCCAAGTCAGACCATCAGCCGATACATAAAGCATGCCTTCATTGAAAAGAGCATATTTCCCCCAATCCTCCATCCAGATGATGTTCTGTGGATTCGGAATTTTGTTATTGGCTAGATTTCCGACATGCGATAGGTTTGTTTCCGTCAGCTCCGTAGCACTATCGTTCATGACACACAAATTCACATGAAAGATTCCACTAACATATCGATATTTCATGACGAAAAGTTTATCGTGAACCGAGCGGACATACATATAATATGTATTTAAATCCTCTGAAATAGTCGTAGACCAAGAACCAGGGCTTGAAGTGCTTGCCGATGCAATCGACCGATCACCTCCAACGATTCCGATAAATCTTCCTTTATGTGCTGTCATATAGCTAAAAATAGGAACGGAAGTCCCGTCAGCACCTACCAAAGTCCAAGCCACTCTTTGTGTTAATGAAGCAAAGTTGTAATATACGGGAGACTTATAATACCACCAACTAACCACTCCGGCTCCCCTATTGCTGTCATATGCTCCAGTGGTCATGGAGTTCTGTGCCCCCTGACAGTAACCAGCATTATACCAGGTGATGCCATCAAATGAAGCGATAATATTGGCCAAGCCTATAATTTTGGCTAAAAACACACCATCGCCTGCCCATAAAATTTCTGGGGCACCGTTATTCCACCAAGAAACATTCACCACGGTCCATTTTCCAGTGGCTTTATTGTAATAGGACATATATGGGGTCTTTGCACGATACACGGCAATCTGTGCGTTCCCATTGTCGTGAACATCAATTCTTGTTTCACTTCCATACTTGGTATAGCCAAAATCATTATAATATTTCCTTTGCCAACTTAAGGTGGGGATGGGAAGAATGAGTTCACCCCTGCCTCCAAAAGCAGTCCAGATGGCTAGTGTATTATTAAAATTACTATGATAACTCATGCCCTATCCCACCACCTTTTTAATTCCAGTAATCCGACCACTACTATCGGTCGTGTAGGTATAACTAGCCTTTTCACCATCGACATACGTAATTTCAAATCTCGAAGTATCCACCAATAAAGTTGATACCTCTTTCAACAGTAGCTCTGAAAAAATATCCTCTAACGTAATACTTGTAATTCTTCCATTGCTATCCGTTGTGTAGTTGTATTTTGCGTGATATTGATGGGTATCTCCCTTTTCCACTTCATAGGTCACATTAATAAAGCCCGCATCCACAGACAGACTTTTTACAATGGTGTAGGATACTCCGAGCTGGTCCATTTTAAATTGAAGCCCTTCAACTGAACTTCCAACATCAGTGAGCGAACTTTCCACTTTACTCATGGAACTTTCAATTCTATAAAAAGTATCTGAAATGCTAGGCTTATAGCGTCCAACCTCAACCCGAATGTCATATCGATAAAAAGGATTGTATTCTAAAGAGATGATCCTCGTTTTGACATCAATACCAAGAGGCTTGAAAACGATATGGACATTATCCCCTACTGCTAGACTCATCAGTTTGAAAAAAGAAATATCATATGAAGAAGCATTTTCTCGAGAATCGTGGGATACAGCTACATTGGTGACGTTTTTACTACCCATTACGAGTTGATAGTCGCTACTGCCCCGGTGTTTGCGAATATTAATCTTGTAGCCATCGTATTCTATTTCGCCACCAAGGATAGCGATATACTGCATCAAAGCTGCCCGTCTTGATACTTCCTGATTAATTTTCATTGTACAGCTCTCAGTAAAATCTACTGTTCCGGCTGAAAAAGGAGTTCCTGATAATAGCTGATTTAATCCAGCCGCAGGAGCTCCCGTAAAATCAAACGCATCTATATTAAA from Robertmurraya sp. FSL R5-0851 includes the following:
- a CDS encoding N-acetylmuramoyl-L-alanine amidase; amino-acid sequence: MKLNAKYMTRNDCFTVGKKISPKGIMVHSTATPGVMAADWFSRWNKSYKSGETNRQVCVHAFVDDKEVWQYLPWNHRGWHCGGTGNNTHIGFEICEPGGFSYGKGSTMVGYNVAKNESYFRKAWQNAVDLCVMLCQEYELTEEDIICHSEGAKKGIASNHGDVMHWFPKHGESMNSFRAAVKVALNKTGGKPTINQSTSIQVGDVVEVKSSASTYYPGGASIPAWVKTGSYHKVTQIISNGKPVVKGGKNCVLLGKKVDKKTNKESAGIMSWIDVGALNVVKSSKPPDNQKLYRVQVGAFTNKGNAETLLKKLKSAGFTDAFLK
- a CDS encoding phage holin family protein: MAIKELWIVLQTVIAAVGGWLGWFLGGLDGFLYALIIFVIVDYITGIMVAIINKELSSEIGARGIFKKILIFILVGIAHIIDSRLIGEGSVIRTAVIFFYLSNEGISIMENGSRIGLPIPQKLKDVLAQLHGKGEDKNETKR